The Perca fluviatilis chromosome 2, GENO_Pfluv_1.0, whole genome shotgun sequence genome includes a region encoding these proteins:
- the tmprss13a gene encoding transmembrane protease serine 13a isoform X2 — protein MSHLNESPPPYSVGVYTLPPLKSYEEVVYGLGPGLTPPTHPHYIPQYAPPVVVPQVTQSSIIPSSRKKRCCENNAQFYGGSGGALLVLGLLALAIWFGVRYGTRLATAANLLNEYDDDKNQNPSLANYDTCPENTIQCDAIRDCQLGSDETNCVRFGSNGALQVRTSKDGRFLPVCYKNWDQSYADQTCTQLGFGRSYATSAFQSQKSIGLTLNSRSNLPLQGLVNVSSSCPNQETVSLQCVDCGQQQSISRIIGGSASKTGQWPWQLSLQFRGSHVCGGVLISNDFVLTAAHCFPRSNSLALLVENWKVYGGVVSLDNLRQPYLVKTILLNENYNSQTNDQDIALLRLRSPVVFDDKVQPACLPAFDQEIPPGTKCWISGFGITKAGSGIVSRDLMEVTVDIIGTQVCNSPSGYRGTVTNNMICAGDLNGGKDSCQGDSGGPLVCQGESRWYVMGITSWGAGCGERNKPGVYTKVSSIVPWIYSTMQQMKP, from the exons ATGAGTCATTTG AACGAGTCCCCTCCACCTTACTCTGTTGGCGTGTACACCCTGCCCCCCCTCAAGTCCTATGAGGAGGTGGTGTATGGCTTGGGTCCAGGCCTGACACCCCCCACCCATCCACATTACATTCCCCAGTATGCACCACCTGTAGTTGTTCCCCAAGTCACACAGTCAAGCATAA TCCCCAGCAGTAGGAAGAAGAGATGCTGCGAGAATAATGCCCAGTTTTACGGAGGGTCAGGGGGAGCCTTACTGGTGCTCGGTCTGCTGGCACTGGCAATCTGGTTTGGAG TTCGATATGGCACCCGGTTGgcaacagcagcaaatcttttaAATGAGTATGATGATGACAAAAATCAAAATCCGTCTTTGGCAAACTATGACACCTGCCCCGAAAATACTATCCAATGTGATGCGATAAGAGACTGCCAACTGGGCAGCGACGAAACAAACTGTG TGAGGTTTGGCAGCAATGGTGCTCTGCAGGTCAGGACATCTAAAGATGGCCGCTTCCTACCAGTGTGCTACAAAAACTGGGACCAGAGCTATGCTGACCAGACCTGCACTCAACTAGGATTTGGAAG GTCCTATGCCACCAGTGCATTTCAATCCCAGAAGTCTATTGGTTTAACTTTGAACAGCAGATCAAATTTACCTCTCCAGGGTCTGGTAAACGTCAG TTCATCCTGTCCAAATCAGGAGACTGTCTCCCTGCAGTGTGTGG ACTGTGGTCAGCAGCAGTCTATATCCCGGATCATTGGAGGCAGCGCATCCAAGACGGGTCAGTGGCCTTGGCAGTTGTCACTGCAATTCAGAGGATCCCACGTCTGCGGAGGAGTCCTGATCTCTAATGATTTTGTGCTGACTGCTGCCCACTGCTTTCCAAG AAGCAACTCTTTAGCTCTCTTGGTAGAGAACTGGAAAGTGTATGGTGGAGTGGTGTCTCTGGACAATCTACGTCAGCCCTACTTGGTTAAGACGATCCTCCTCAACGAGAACTACAACAGCCAGACTAATGACCAGGACATCGCTCTGCTCAGACTTAGATCTCCAGTGGTTTTCGATG ATAAAGTCCAGCCAGCTTGTCTGCCAGCTTTTGACCAGGAAATTCCCCCTGGAACCAAATGCTGGATCTCAGGTTTTGGCATCACTAAGGCAGGATCAG GCATTGTCTCCAGGGATCTAATGGAAGTGACAGTGGACATCATTGGTACTCAAGTGTGTAACAGCCCCAGCGGGTATAGAGGCACCGTGACCAACAATATGATCTGTGCCGGGGACCTGAATGGAGGCAAAGACTCCTGTCAG GGTGACAGTGGTGGACCTCTGGTGTGTCAGGGAGAGAGCCGTTGGTACGTGATGGGGATCACCAGCTGGGGAGCTGGATGTGGGGAAAGAAACAAGCCTGGTGTTTATACAAAAGTCAGTAGTATTGTGCCCTGGATCTACAGCACAATGCAG CAAATGAAGCCATGA
- the tmprss13a gene encoding transmembrane protease serine 13a isoform X1 yields MAKHDPNESPPPYSVGVYTLPPLKSYEEVVYGLGPGLTPPTHPHYIPQYAPPVVVPQVTQSSIIPSSRKKRCCENNAQFYGGSGGALLVLGLLALAIWFGVRYGTRLATAANLLNEYDDDKNQNPSLANYDTCPENTIQCDAIRDCQLGSDETNCVRFGSNGALQVRTSKDGRFLPVCYKNWDQSYADQTCTQLGFGRSYATSAFQSQKSIGLTLNSRSNLPLQGLVNVSSSCPNQETVSLQCVDCGQQQSISRIIGGSASKTGQWPWQLSLQFRGSHVCGGVLISNDFVLTAAHCFPRSNSLALLVENWKVYGGVVSLDNLRQPYLVKTILLNENYNSQTNDQDIALLRLRSPVVFDDKVQPACLPAFDQEIPPGTKCWISGFGITKAGSGIVSRDLMEVTVDIIGTQVCNSPSGYRGTVTNNMICAGDLNGGKDSCQGDSGGPLVCQGESRWYVMGITSWGAGCGERNKPGVYTKVSSIVPWIYSTMQQMKP; encoded by the exons ATGGCAAAGCATGACCCG AACGAGTCCCCTCCACCTTACTCTGTTGGCGTGTACACCCTGCCCCCCCTCAAGTCCTATGAGGAGGTGGTGTATGGCTTGGGTCCAGGCCTGACACCCCCCACCCATCCACATTACATTCCCCAGTATGCACCACCTGTAGTTGTTCCCCAAGTCACACAGTCAAGCATAA TCCCCAGCAGTAGGAAGAAGAGATGCTGCGAGAATAATGCCCAGTTTTACGGAGGGTCAGGGGGAGCCTTACTGGTGCTCGGTCTGCTGGCACTGGCAATCTGGTTTGGAG TTCGATATGGCACCCGGTTGgcaacagcagcaaatcttttaAATGAGTATGATGATGACAAAAATCAAAATCCGTCTTTGGCAAACTATGACACCTGCCCCGAAAATACTATCCAATGTGATGCGATAAGAGACTGCCAACTGGGCAGCGACGAAACAAACTGTG TGAGGTTTGGCAGCAATGGTGCTCTGCAGGTCAGGACATCTAAAGATGGCCGCTTCCTACCAGTGTGCTACAAAAACTGGGACCAGAGCTATGCTGACCAGACCTGCACTCAACTAGGATTTGGAAG GTCCTATGCCACCAGTGCATTTCAATCCCAGAAGTCTATTGGTTTAACTTTGAACAGCAGATCAAATTTACCTCTCCAGGGTCTGGTAAACGTCAG TTCATCCTGTCCAAATCAGGAGACTGTCTCCCTGCAGTGTGTGG ACTGTGGTCAGCAGCAGTCTATATCCCGGATCATTGGAGGCAGCGCATCCAAGACGGGTCAGTGGCCTTGGCAGTTGTCACTGCAATTCAGAGGATCCCACGTCTGCGGAGGAGTCCTGATCTCTAATGATTTTGTGCTGACTGCTGCCCACTGCTTTCCAAG AAGCAACTCTTTAGCTCTCTTGGTAGAGAACTGGAAAGTGTATGGTGGAGTGGTGTCTCTGGACAATCTACGTCAGCCCTACTTGGTTAAGACGATCCTCCTCAACGAGAACTACAACAGCCAGACTAATGACCAGGACATCGCTCTGCTCAGACTTAGATCTCCAGTGGTTTTCGATG ATAAAGTCCAGCCAGCTTGTCTGCCAGCTTTTGACCAGGAAATTCCCCCTGGAACCAAATGCTGGATCTCAGGTTTTGGCATCACTAAGGCAGGATCAG GCATTGTCTCCAGGGATCTAATGGAAGTGACAGTGGACATCATTGGTACTCAAGTGTGTAACAGCCCCAGCGGGTATAGAGGCACCGTGACCAACAATATGATCTGTGCCGGGGACCTGAATGGAGGCAAAGACTCCTGTCAG GGTGACAGTGGTGGACCTCTGGTGTGTCAGGGAGAGAGCCGTTGGTACGTGATGGGGATCACCAGCTGGGGAGCTGGATGTGGGGAAAGAAACAAGCCTGGTGTTTATACAAAAGTCAGTAGTATTGTGCCCTGGATCTACAGCACAATGCAG CAAATGAAGCCATGA
- the fxyd6 gene encoding FXYD domain-containing ion transport regulator 6, which translates to METILLFLSSLLVCVAAVTDPSAQDDKETVENPFVYDYESLRIGGLAFAVVLFTLGILLILSRRWRCSINQKPRAPGDEESKEDNLIVSKVAAAATETPAED; encoded by the exons ATGGAAACTATTTTGCTCTTCCTCTCGTCACTCCTGGTGTGTGTGGCTG CTGTAACAGACCCCAGTGCACAGG ATGACAAGGAGACAGTTGAAAACCCATTTGTTTAtg ACTATGAGAGCCTGAGGATTGGGGGATTGGCATTTGCTGTAGTGCTGTTCACACTGGGCATTCTTCTCATCCTTA GTCGACGATGGCGCTGCAGTATCAACCAGAAGCCCAG GGCCCCCGGAGACGAGGAGTCAAAGGAGGACAACCTGATTGTCTCCAAGG TTGCTGCGGCTGCCACAGAGACTCCAGCAGAGGACTGA